The Streptomyces sp. A2-16 sequence GCCGACGTCCTGGACGCGCGACGCGAGGGGTACCGCTTCAACCTGCCCGAACGGGTGGTGCCGGGCAGTGCGACGGTCGCCCCGCTGGTGTCGGTGGACCACGAGGGCGTGATCGTGGAGGCGGTCAAGCTCGCCGACGATCTCAGCGGGGACGTCGTCGTACGGCTCTACGAGTCCCGGGGGACCCGTGCCGCGGCCACCCTCACCACCGGCTTCCCGCTGGCGTCCGCCGTGGTGACGGACCTGCTGGAGCGCCCCGTGGACGATCCGTCGAGTCACCGGCAGGTCGAGGAGGGCGTCCGGTTGACGCTACGGCCGTTCCAGATCCTCACGCTGCGGCTGCGCCGTGCCTGACCCGCTGCCGGGGCTCGCGGTCGCGGCGGTGGCGTCCGGGGCAATGGTGGTCACAGGTGAGTCTCCCCCCAGGATTGCAGCACGTCGACGACGAGATAGCCGTCGATCCGGCGAAGGTGCTCGCTGTCGGGGTCGGGCGGAAGCGCGTGCCCGAGGTCGTCGGCGCGGACCTCGCCGATCCACTGGTCGTGCTGGTACTCGTGGTTGATGAGCGTGATGAGCAAGTGGGTCGCCACGACGGCGAGTTGCGAAGGAGCTCCGACCCGGCCGGCCCCGATGTCGCCGATGCGGGCGTGCACGCGCTCGGCGACGGCGGCACGGTAGTCGGTGAGCCGCCGGATCGTGGGCAGGGCTCCGCGGAACTTCTCCGGGTTGGCCGAGTCCATGAGTCCGTCCAGCTCCGGGTCCGGGCTGGGCTCGGCGGCCGTGAGGTTGCGGACCATGAAGTGGGCGACGTGGGCCTGGTGACCCAGGTGCCAGCCGATGGCGCTGGAGTTCTCGTGCGGACGCCAGGTCACCTCGTCCGGGGTGAGGTCCTTCCACAGGTCGTCGGTGTAGGCACGGGCACGGTCGTACTCGCGGAGCAACGCGTCTGTCGGAAGCATGGGTTCGACTCCTCCGGGGTGAAAGGACGGGCGGATCAGTCGGAATCCGCGCATGGCATCGACGTACGCAGATGATCGACGATCGCGTCCGCCACCGCCCGCATACCGGCGGCGTTGGGGTGGAACGCGCCGCCGAGGCCGGAACCGCTCAGGCGTTCGGGGAGGCCGGTGACCCAGGGCTGGGGCGATCCGAGGGCGTGGTCGCGGCTGCGTGGCCCCATGGCGACGAGTTCGGCACCCGTGCGGGCTGCCGCGCGGGTGAAGACGTCGGCGACCTGGGCGCCGAGGCGGCGGAACTCCTCCAGGGTCGGCTCGTCGAAGGGAGTCGCGCGGCCGTGGGCGGTGCGGGTACCGACCACCGTGAGGTAGTCGACCAGGATCACCCGCGCACCCGTCGCCCTGCCCCGGACCTCGTCCACGACCCCGGCGAGGCCGGACGCCGCCCATTCGACGTCCTCCTCCGACGCCCGCGGCACACCGCCCCGGCTCAGCATCGTGCCCAGCGGGCGGGTGAGGCGGCGCGAAGCGAGACGGCCTGCCAGGCCCAGCCGGATCATGCTGCCGATGTACTGGAGGTCGTTGCCGCCGGCGGTGACCGTCACCAGGTCGGCGTCCGCCGGCAGCCCGTCCACCTGGGGCGGGAACGTGCGGAACATGAGGCGTTGGGGCGTCGAGGTGATCGTCTCGGTGGTGGCTCCGCCGGCGGTGAGATCCGTGAGCGTGGCACCGAGTCGTTCGGCGAGGAGATGCGGATAGTTCCGGGCGGAGCGGTGCGCCCTTCGGTCGGCGACCGGCTCGATTCCGGGTCCCGCCGCGTACGAGCTGCCCAGCGCGGCGATGTGCCGGACGCGTCCTGCCGTCATCGCGGAGTCCTCCTTGGGTGGTTGACCGGCTCTACCGTCGAAACCAATGCTCCCCTCCTGCTCGTCCTCCTCACCGACCGCACCACCTGCCAAGCAGTCCAGGGGGAGACCGCCATGCCGATCCGTGCTGCCAGAACCACCCGTCCCACCACACGTACGGCCGCCGTCGTGACCACCGCCGTGCTCGCCGCTGCCGCGCTCTGGTCCACCGCCGCTCCCGCATCCGCGATCAAGGGTGGCGGTCCGGCCACCACGAAGGCCCGGCCGTACGCCATGCTGATCGAGTTCGAGGGCAGGCAGTTCTGCGGTAGCACACTCGTCGCGCCCACGAAGGTGCTCACGGCCGCCCACTGCGTGGAGAGCGCCGGTGATGTGGCCACGCTGACGGTGGTCGGCGGCCGCACCCGGGTGGACGGCACCGACGGCACGGAGCGGGCCGTCACCTCGGCTCGGCTGGACTCGCGCTACGGCGGGCCCGGCTCCGCCCACGACGCGGCGGTCCTCACCCTCGACCGGCCGATGCCGTACCGGACGATCCCGGTGGCCGGCCCGAAGGACGGCAAGCTGGTGGCCGACGGCCGGACGGCCACCGTGGTCGGCTGGGGGCGCACCGGCCCCGGCGAGCAGGCCACCAGGCTCAAGCAGGCCAAGCTGGTCCTCTCCCCCGTCGCCGCCTGTCAGCCGTACACCGACCCCGAGACCGACCCCGCCGCCATGCTGTGCGGTAAGCCCCGCCCCGGTACCACCGACAGCATCTGTCCCGGGGACTCCGGCGGGCCGCTGATCAGCGGCGGCAAGGTCGTGGGAATCGTGTCGTCGGGCAACAAGTACTGCGACGAGCAGTACCCGGTGTCCGTCTTCGTCCGCGCGGACTCGGTCGCCGCGGACCTGGGCATCCCCACCCGCTGAGGCGGGCCCCCGTCACAGGAGCTCCGGACGCCTCCACTGTTCGCCCAGCACGTGGTGGTCCAGGAAGTTGAGGACCGTCTCGTAGAGGAGGCACAGGTGGTTCGGGGCTTCGATGCCGTGGGACTCGTCGGGGAAGTACAGGAATCCGGCGGGCACGTGTTGGCGTCGCAGGTCGTGCTGGAGTTCCCGGGACTGGGCCTCGGGAACCCGGGAGTCCGCGCCGCCGTGCACGATCAGCATCGGGGTGTTCAGCCGCGTCGCGTCGAGGTGGGGTGAGTCGGCGTCGTAGCGCTCGCGGTGGATGCGGGGGTCACCGAAGATCTTCCGGAAGTACGCGTGCATGTCGGTGGCGCCCTGGAAGGACTCCAGGTTCCACAGCCCGGCGTGGGAGACGAGCGCCCTGAACCGGTCGGTGCGCGTCGCCGTCCGGTTGGCGAGGTAGCCGCCGTAGGACCAGCCGGCGAGGGCCGTGCGGGTCGGGTCGAGGTCGGCGCGGGCCAGGGCAGCGTCGGTGAGCGCGAGGACGTCGTCGTAGGGCCGGCCGCCGTACTCGCCGCGTCCGCGTTCCTGCATGCGCTGCCCGTATCCGGAGGACAGGGCCGGGTCGGGCAGCAGTACGGCGTAGCCCCGGGCGGCGAACGGCCACGGGTTCCACAGCCAGGGCCAGTCGCTCCAGGATCCCTGGGGTCCGCCGTGGGCCAGGACGAGGAGCGGTGCCGGGTGCTCGGCGGCGGCCCCCTCGGGCAGGACGAGCCAGCCGCGCAGTGCGAAGCCGTCGTCCCCGGTGGTGTGCACCTCGGTCAGTGTGCCGGGCAGGGGGCCGAGGTCGCCCGGCGTCCTGAGGGGGGTGGGGTCCTGGTCGGCCTTGGCCGCGTCCAGCCGGACCGCCTGGGGGGCGCTGTCGAGGGTGCTGCGCAGCGCGTAGAGGGTCGAGCCGTCGGGCGTCACGCACAGGGAGCTGTAGGCACCGGAGGCGGTCAGTCGGGTGACCGTGCCGTCCGGGTCCCGGCGGAAGACCGGGCGGTGGCCCTGTTCGTCGCCGGTGAACCACAGCGTGGTGTCCCCGGGCACCGGCGAGCAGATCGCCCGCCCCGGCCAGGGCCAGTTGTCGAAGTCGGGCAGGAGGTCGGTCTCCTCGCCGGACAGGGGGTCGATGGCGACGAGGGTGACCTGCCACTCGGAGTCGTACGTCTCCTCCTGCTGACGTTCGCAGATCAGGCGAGTGCCGTCGGCGGTGAACACCGGGCTGTAGTACAGGTGGCCCGGGCGGGAGAGCGTGACGCGCTGCGCGCCCGTGGTCGCGTCGGCGATCACCACGGTGTTCGTGTCCGGGGCGGCGCCGGTCGGGGCCCGGGTGTAGGCGACGAGGGATCCGTCCGGCGCGAGCGCCATGTCCCCGGCGCCTTCGGGGCCTTGGCCGCCCGCGTCGACCGGCGAGGCGTCCCGGCCGAGGACGAAGGTGTGGGGTTCGGCGGGACCGAGCTCCGCACCGCTGTCGACGGTCACCTCGTACAGGACGGCGTTGACACCGGCGCGGCGACGCCGTCCGAGAAGGCCGGCGTGGGCCCGGGCGTCCGCGGCGCCGGGCAGAAGTGCGGCCGTGCAGGCGAGTGTGTCGGAGCGGGCGGCGGCGGTGAACGCCGTTGTCCCGCCCGGGTGATGGGCTGTCCACGCGGCCTCGCCGCTGTCGGGGAGCGACCACAGGGACGGTCCCGGACCTTCGTCGGCCTCGCCGGTCTCACGGTCGGAGAGGAACAGCAGGGTGCCGTCGGCGGCGAACGCGGGGGCGAAGTCGCCCTGTCGGGAGCCGGGCACTCTGCGAGGATCCCGTTCGCCCGTCGGATCCACCTCCCACAGCTCCGGCACGTACCGGACTCCCTCGTCGTCGAGGGCCTGCACGGACAGGATCAGACGTGTGCCGTCGGGCGCGAGGGCCAGACCGGTGCAACGCGGTTGTTCGACGAGGCGCTGGTGGAGGGTACGCGGGTCGTTGACCATGGTGGTCATTGTGCCGAGGTGAGGCCTCAGGCCGCGAACCCAATTGCGGTCACGAACTCGTACTCGCCCCACTGACTGCCGAGATCCACCACGACGTCGTTGACCCACGCCTCGTCGAGCGCGGCGTCGTCGCCCGCGGCCCAGGCCCGCACGATGCGGTCCCAGTGACGGACGTTCAGAGTGCGGTACTCGACGGCCCGTTGGCGGGGGCGGGGCACCTGGCTCTGGTTGAGCGGGTGGAACTCGACCCGGGTGCCGCGGCCTTCGCGGGTCAGGCGTACGAGCAGATACCGCGCGACGTTCTGGCGGCGCACCGTGCGGTACGCGCTCTCGATCTTCTCCAGGTTGCGCTTCGAGGGGCTGCGGCGCTCCTCCAGCCAGGCCCTCAGGGTGCGGTCGGTGACCGTGAGGCCGGCCTCACGGGCGCTCGCGCGGGCGTGCTCGGTGCGGGTGAGGTAGTGCAGCCGGGCCAGCAGGCCACGCCGGGTGGTGATCGGGGTGGCGATGAAGGTGGCGAGCGCGTCGAGCTGCCGGGCCACCGCCTCGTGTCCCCTGATGCCCCGAGCCCCGTACTTCCCGAACTCGATGTTTCTCTCCGGCACCCCGTCTCCTTACGCCCGCCGCTGATGGAAGGATGCTCGCCGACCTGCGGCGCGGATCATCCCGAGGCTACCGTCGTTCGGGCTCATCCGTTCGCCGCGTCGGTGCCGACGCGGTAGGTGTCCTTCACCTTCACCTCGGTGACACCGCGCCCCTCGGCGAACACCGCGCGCCAGTCGCCGGCCACGTGCAGTTCGTCGGTGCCCATCGCGCGGACGACCGTCAGGCCCTCGTCGTAGGCGCGGTGCGCCTTCCACCACAGGTTCACGAAGGCCTGGGAGCGGATGAGGTGCATCCAGTCGGTGCGGTACAGCTCCCGGTTGTAGTTCGACTCCCCCATTGTGGAGACGAACTTGCTGTACATGGCCTTCACGTATTCGAGCGTGACCATGTCGTCCTCGGCGATGGCCCGGTCCCGGGCGTCCTTGAGGGCGATCCGGAACTTCTCCAGGAGGTTCTCCGTGGCCCCGGAGGTCCAGGACTCGTGGATCTCCGGGGGGTCGCACAGGCCGTACCTGGGTCCAGCCAGACGCAGCAGGAGGCGGAGGGTCGGCTCGGTCACCCACAGCGGGCCCGCCTCGTCCCGGCTGCCCAGCGGGTTGGGCAGGTAGGCGTCGTGGTCCCAGTCGGGCGGGGTGATCAGGTGGACGCCGGCGCGCCGGCGGTCGTGGTCGCCGCCGTCGGAGTGCTCCAGTTGGCCGATCGGCAGATGTGTCTTGAGCGCGGAGAGGTAGGCGCCGTTGACGTCGAGGGCGGTGACCTCGTGCTCTCCGGGCGGGAGTTCGGGCCTGGTCCACTTGGGGCGGGCCTCCCAGATCTGGTCCGCGCCGCGCGCGCTCTGCTTGCGCAGGATGTCGGGCAGCCAGGGGTGGGCGACGACGTCGTACCGGCCGCCCTTGCGGGTGTCGTCGAGGAGTGCCATCGCGTCCGGGATCGCCCGCTTGACCAGTGCGGCGGTCGCCGCCTCCACGTCGCCGGAGTGCTGCTCGAGCGCGGCCGCGACGGCGGAGCCGATCAGGTCCGGGGTGTCGGCGGGGCGCACCCGGCGTCCCACGGGGACGACCTTCACGCCGTCGCGTGCCGCGGAGCCGCCGGTGGCGGGCCCGCGGGGCGCTTCTTCAGGAGCGGGCGTCGGCCCCTTCGCGGGTTCGCAGTCCGCGGGGTCCAGGTGCTGGGGGAAGCCCTCGACCTGGTGTCGGGCCGGGTGCCCGCACAGGACGCAGGGCCGCGGCTCGGCCAGCACGTCGACCTCGTCCAGCCCCGCCTCGTCCGCCGGCCCCGCCTCCTCCTCGCGGCCCGTCATGTCCTCAACCCCGTGATCGACCTCGGGGTCCGTCACGTCGTCCGCAGTGTCCCCGACCGCGGCCGCCAGCTTCGTCCGTGCCCCGTCGAGGAAGTACGCGTACTTCTCGCGCACTTCCCCGCCGGGCTCCCGTCCCGACTCCCAGCCGCCCACCGTCGAGGCGCTGACGTTCAGGACCTTCGCGAGCTGGGCGCGCGAGACGTTCAGTTCCTCACGGAGGGCGCGCCGCTCCTCGACGGGCGGCAGCGGGACCTCCTGCCTCGCCTCGGCCAGCAGCGCGTCGATCGCGTCGAAGTCGGTCATCGGACTCCCTTGTCCGGGGCGGCCGCAGGGCGTACGACACGGCCCGGGGCGCGGCGCCGCCGCGCGGGCAGGGTCTCGGTCGCCCGGGTGGGGCCGGCCAGGAGGTCCAGGGGGTCGATGCCGTAGTGGGCGGCGACCGCGTCGCAGTCGGCCAGGCTCCAGACGGCGGTCCCGGACTGACGGCGGCTCACCTGGGCCTGACTCACGCCGAGCGCGCAGGCCAGTTCCGTCTGTGATTCACCGGTCGCGTACAGGAGGGCGGCCACCGCCGACCGCACCCGCTCGTCGAGCGTCATCCGCATGGCGTGGAACCTACCACTCCGTACGCACCGCCTATGCGCGACACGCATAGAGGACAGGCGGCGACCTCAATTGATCTGTGTACGTACACAAGGAGAGGGTGCAGCCAACAACCCTCTCACCAAGCAGTAATGCCTCTGACACACGTATTTACAACGCGGAAACCGCCTCCTACTGTGAGCGTTCCCAGAACATCCACATGGTCATGTCAGACAAGGAGGTCGGGATGACCGTGATAGGTCCGCGCCGCCTCGTGAGGGCCGCCACGCTCCTGGCGGCCCTCGCCCTGCCCGCATCCCTGCTCACCACGTCCACCAGCGCCTCCGCCGCCGGTTCTCTCACCATGCGCGGTGCCGATGTGTCGACCGCGCAGCGCGCCCTCGACCTGGGCGCCAAGTACTACGACGCGAGCGGCACCGCCAAGGACCCGCTGGACATCCTCAAGGGCCTCGGCGTCAACTACGTCCGCCTGCGGGTCTGGAACAACCCCGCGAGCGGCTACAACAACAAGGCCAAGGTGCTGTCGTACGCGAAGCAGGTGAAGGCCAAGGGGCTCAAGCTGCTGGTCGACTTCCACTACTCGGACACCTGGGCGGACCCGGGCAACCAGAACAAACCCGCCGCGTGGGCCGGTCACACCATCGGTCAGTTGCAGACCGACGTCTACAACTACACGTACGACGTCTGCAACAGCCTCAAGTCGCAGGGCACCACGCCGGACAGCGTGCAGATCGGCAACGAGATCAACGTCGGCATGCTGTGGAACGAGGGCAAGGTCGTCAACAACGACTTCACCAACCTCGGTCTGCTGCTCAAATCGGGCTACAACGCGACCAAGGCGTGCAACAGCGGCACCCAGGTGATCATCCACACCGCCGACGCCGACAGCGACGCCAACGCGCGCTGGTTCTACGACGGCATCAAGGCCAAGGGCGTCAACTGGGACATCACCGGGCTGTCGTACTACTGCCCGTGGCACGGCACGATCGCCAACATGGGAAGTGTCGTGGCCGACATGAAGTCCCGGTACGGCAAGGACGTCGTCATCGCCGAGACGGCCTATCCGTTCACCTCGGCCAACGCGGACGGCACCGCCAACTCCATCACCAGCGGCTGCTCGGGCTACCCGCTCAGCTGGCAGGGCCAGGCGGACAACTTCACCGCCGTGCAGAACGCGGCCCGCAGCAACGGCGCGATCGGCGTCTTCTACTGGGAACCCACCTGGTACGCCGTGACCGGCAACGGGTGGGACCCGGCCGACATCTCCGGCAGCGGCAACGGCTGGGACAACATGGCCGTCTTCAACTGGACCGGCAATGTGAACCCCAACATCAAGTGGACCCCGTAGCGGGCGACTTCGACCAGGATCGGCACCGTCCGCGGGCGGTGCCGATCGGCGTTCCCCTGGCTCTCCGCGACGCCGGGTCGGTAATCACCCCCCGCCATGGAGGCAGCGCAGGGGGTCACATTACTCTGGCGTACCGCCCGACCGAGGGAAGGAAGCCATGGGGGTCCAACTGAACAGCGGATCGGCAGCCGGTCACGAGTCGCTGGAGTCGATGAGCCTCGAGCCGCTCATGACCCGTGACTACGAACGGGATCCGGCGATCGTGTACGAGCGTCTGCGCCGGGCGCACGGCCCGGTCGCGCCGGTCGACCTGCTGGGGGTGCCCGTCTGGCTCGTGCTGGGTTACGAGGAGGCGTACGAGGTCCTCCGGGACGATCACGCCTGGCCCAAGGGGCTGGAGAACTGGCGGGCGCGCAGGGAAGGGCGGCTGCCCGAGGACTGGCCGCTCGCGCCCTCGCTCGACGTCAACCACGTGCTGATCCAGGGCGGCGAGGGCTACCGAGGACTGAAGGTGGCCTGGGACACCGCGCTACGGCCCTTCCAGGACCCCCGGCACCCGGTCGCCAAGCAGCTCAAGGCGAAGATCACCCGTGACGCCGACGAGCTGATCAGCCTGTTCACCCAGGGCGGGCGCACCGGATGGGCGGATCTGTCCGCGCAGTTCTCGCGCCCGCTGCCGCTCATGGTCGCCAGTCATCTCCTCGGCTTCCCGGGATCGCAGCACGACGACGCGCTGATGGACATGTGGCGGGTGCTGGACGCCGGTCCGGACGCGGGGCCCGCGCTGGAGCGGCTCCTCGCCACGCTGTCGGAGCTCGGCGCGTCGAAGATGAAGGAGCCCGGCGACGACTTCCCCTCCTATCTGCTCGCCTCCCATCCCGGCCTGAGCGTCGAGGAGTTGTCGCGCGAGCTGATGATGCTGCTCGGGATGACCTCGGACCATGTCGGCATCCTGATCTCCAACACGGTCGTCGAGGTCATCACCGGGAACCTCCCCGCGAGCGCCAGCCTGTCGGCGGGGCTGATCAGGGAGACCATGAACCGGGTGGTGATGCAGAAGCCGCCGCTGATCAACTTCGTGCCGCGGTTCCCGCTGAAGGACATGCGGCTCGGCGACTACACCATCGCGGCGGGCGATCCGGTGTGGGTGTCGGTCGGTGCCGCGCACGCGGATCCGGCCTTCGCGGGGAAGGTCTGCCCCGAGTCGACCATCAGCACCCGGGCCCATCTGTCCTGGGGTGCCGGCCCCCGGCAGTGCCCGGCCCGGGAGCTGGCCGGGGGCGCGGCGGCGATCGGCGTCAGCAGGCTCTTCGAGCGGCTGTCCGGGCTTGAGCTGTCGCTGCCGGTCGACCAACTGCCGTGGCGTTCCTCCCCGTTCATGCGCGGTCTGCGGTCGCTCCCGGTGCGTTACACGGTCTCGGGCACGCCGGCCCTGCCGGTGCCCTCCGTCCCGCCGCTCCCTGCCGGGGCCGGCTCCGCTCCGGCCGACGAGTCCGCCGTACGGCCGCGTTCGTCGCTGTGGCGTTATCTGGCGGGGCTGGTGCGCGGGCGCTGACGGCGCTCGGACAGCGCAACGGGCCACGAACCAGGACGGGTTCGTGGCCCGCGCGGCACGGCAGGCGCCCGGTCAGCCCGCCGGCGGTGTACGGATCGCGGCGATGTCGAACTGCAGGCGTACCTTCTCGCTGACCATGGCGCCGCCCTCGGCGAGCCTGGTGCTGTAGGTCAGGCCCCACTCGGAGCGGTTGATGGTGGTGGTGCCGTCGAAGCCGGCGCGCTGATAGCCGAACGGGTCGGTGACATGGCCTATGTAGGTGAGATCAAGGACCACGGGACGGGTCGTCGCCTTGATGGTGAGGTCGCCGGTCATCCGGTACACGTCGGGGCCGACGACCTCGACGCCGGTGCTGACGAACCGCATGCGCGGATAGGTCGCCGAGTCCAGGAAGTCGCGCCCCACCAGGTGGCCGTCGCGCTGTTCCACTCCGGTGTCGACGCTGCCGGTGGAGATGATGATCTCCGCCTTCGAGCGGGACGGGTCGCGGCCGTCGAAGTAGAGGCGGCTCTGGTACTCCAGGAACGCCCCGCGCACGGTGGTCACCATGGCGTGGCGCACGGAGAAGCCGATCCTGCTGTGCGCGGGGTCGATGGCCCATTCCCCGGTCAGGGCCGCCAGTCCTGGATCAGGAAGGACGGCTGTGGCAGTGGCCGACGACCCGGTGGGGGGCTGGGGAACGCCGGCGGGCTCCGTGCGGTCCGTGCGACGGAACATGGTGCCACGGTTGAACAAGTTCATGCATCACCTAATTACTGCACGGGAGTTCTCGCCGCAAGCCGTGATCCGCTGTCGACTGAATTTCCACGTGTTCACCACATGCCTTCCGGAAAAAGTGGGGGGAAATCGGCTAGTCGACGCCGACCAGGGTGCGCACTTCGAAGTCCTCGTATGTCTCCTTTGCTTCGGGACTGCTGAGCGCCGAACCGAGCCAACCGAGGAGGAAGCCGGCCGGGATGGAGACGATTCCGGGATTCTGCAAGGGAAACCAGGCGAAATCGGCGTCCGGGTAGAACGAGGCGGGAGCGGAGGAGACGACCGGGGAGAAGACGACGAGAAGGACCGAGGTGAGCAGACCCCCGCAGAGGCTGAGGAGGGCGCCCTGCGCGGTGAAGCGCCGCCAGAAGAGGCTGTAGACGAGGGTCGGCAGGATCGCGGACGCGGCGATGGCGAAGGCGAGGAAGGCGAGGGTCGCGGAGTTGGCGCCCCAGGAGACCAGGGCCAGCAGCATGCCGAGGATGCCGATGACGGCCGCCGCCAGCCGGGCCACGGCCAGCTCCTCCGTCTCCGTCGCCCGGCCCTTGCGGATCACCTCGCCGTAGAGGTCGTGGGCGAGCGAGGAGGCGGCGGCCAGGACGAGGCCCGCGGCGACCGCGAGCAGGGTGACGAAGGCGAGACAGGACAGCAGGGCGGTCAGGACCGCGCCGCCCAGTTCGTGCGCGAGGAGCAGGACGGCCGCGTTGCCGGTGCGGTCGGTCTCCGCGATGGTGCCGCTGCCCAGGACGGCGGCGGCGCCGAGGCCGAGGATGCCGGCCGCCAGGCAGACGAGGCTGACCATGCCCATCGCCCACACCACCGAGGTGCGCAGGACGTCGACCGATTTGGGGGCGAGCAGGCGCATCATCACGTGCGGAAGCGCGGCGAGGCCGAGCACGATGGCCAACTGGAGGCTGAGGAAGTCGAGTTTGCTGGTGGCGCTGGCTCCGTAGCGCAGTCCGGGTTCCAGGAACCGGCTGCCCTGCCCGCTGTTGTCCGCGGCGGCGGCGAGCAGGTTCTCGAAGTTCCAGTCGAAGCGGTGCAGCACCATCACGGCGGCCACGGTGACACCGCAGATCAGCATGACCGCCTTGACGACCTGGATGAAGGTGGCACCGGGCATGCCTCCGATGGCGGCGTAGACGATGACGACGGTGCCGATGACGACGACGCACAGGGTGCGGGTGGCGGTGCTGGGTTCGCCGGTGAACTGGGTCAGCAGGGCGACGCTGCCGACCAGCTGGGCGACCAGGTAGAGGGTGGTGATGGCCAGCGTGCACAGCGCCAGGGCGAGGCGGACCGGCCGCC is a genomic window containing:
- a CDS encoding YceI family protein; translation: MNLFNRGTMFRRTDRTEPAGVPQPPTGSSATATAVLPDPGLAALTGEWAIDPAHSRIGFSVRHAMVTTVRGAFLEYQSRLYFDGRDPSRSKAEIIISTGSVDTGVEQRDGHLVGRDFLDSATYPRMRFVSTGVEVVGPDVYRMTGDLTIKATTRPVVLDLTYIGHVTDPFGYQRAGFDGTTTINRSEWGLTYSTRLAEGGAMVSEKVRLQFDIAAIRTPPAG
- a CDS encoding transcriptional regulator is translated as MPERNIEFGKYGARGIRGHEAVARQLDALATFIATPITTRRGLLARLHYLTRTEHARASAREAGLTVTDRTLRAWLEERRSPSKRNLEKIESAYRTVRRQNVARYLLVRLTREGRGTRVEFHPLNQSQVPRPRQRAVEYRTLNVRHWDRIVRAWAAGDDAALDEAWVNDVVVDLGSQWGEYEFVTAIGFAA
- a CDS encoding DinB family protein, whose translation is MLPTDALLREYDRARAYTDDLWKDLTPDEVTWRPHENSSAIGWHLGHQAHVAHFMVRNLTAAEPSPDPELDGLMDSANPEKFRGALPTIRRLTDYRAAVAERVHARIGDIGAGRVGAPSQLAVVATHLLITLINHEYQHDQWIGEVRADDLGHALPPDPDSEHLRRIDGYLVVDVLQSWGETHL
- a CDS encoding helix-turn-helix domain-containing protein; its protein translation is MTDFDAIDALLAEARQEVPLPPVEERRALREELNVSRAQLAKVLNVSASTVGGWESGREPGGEVREKYAYFLDGARTKLAAAVGDTADDVTDPEVDHGVEDMTGREEEAGPADEAGLDEVDVLAEPRPCVLCGHPARHQVEGFPQHLDPADCEPAKGPTPAPEEAPRGPATGGSAARDGVKVVPVGRRVRPADTPDLIGSAVAAALEQHSGDVEAATAALVKRAIPDAMALLDDTRKGGRYDVVAHPWLPDILRKQSARGADQIWEARPKWTRPELPPGEHEVTALDVNGAYLSALKTHLPIGQLEHSDGGDHDRRRAGVHLITPPDWDHDAYLPNPLGSRDEAGPLWVTEPTLRLLLRLAGPRYGLCDPPEIHESWTSGATENLLEKFRIALKDARDRAIAEDDMVTLEYVKAMYSKFVSTMGESNYNRELYRTDWMHLIRSQAFVNLWWKAHRAYDEGLTVVRAMGTDELHVAGDWRAVFAEGRGVTEVKVKDTYRVGTDAANG
- a CDS encoding S9 family peptidase → MVNDPRTLHQRLVEQPRCTGLALAPDGTRLILSVQALDDEGVRYVPELWEVDPTGERDPRRVPGSRQGDFAPAFAADGTLLFLSDRETGEADEGPGPSLWSLPDSGEAAWTAHHPGGTTAFTAAARSDTLACTAALLPGAADARAHAGLLGRRRRAGVNAVLYEVTVDSGAELGPAEPHTFVLGRDASPVDAGGQGPEGAGDMALAPDGSLVAYTRAPTGAAPDTNTVVIADATTGAQRVTLSRPGHLYYSPVFTADGTRLICERQQEETYDSEWQVTLVAIDPLSGEETDLLPDFDNWPWPGRAICSPVPGDTTLWFTGDEQGHRPVFRRDPDGTVTRLTASGAYSSLCVTPDGSTLYALRSTLDSAPQAVRLDAAKADQDPTPLRTPGDLGPLPGTLTEVHTTGDDGFALRGWLVLPEGAAAEHPAPLLVLAHGGPQGSWSDWPWLWNPWPFAARGYAVLLPDPALSSGYGQRMQERGRGEYGGRPYDDVLALTDAALARADLDPTRTALAGWSYGGYLANRTATRTDRFRALVSHAGLWNLESFQGATDMHAYFRKIFGDPRIHRERYDADSPHLDATRLNTPMLIVHGGADSRVPEAQSRELQHDLRRQHVPAGFLYFPDESHGIEAPNHLCLLYETVLNFLDHHVLGEQWRRPELL
- a CDS encoding glycosyl hydrolase 53 family protein; this translates as MTVIGPRRLVRAATLLAALALPASLLTTSTSASAAGSLTMRGADVSTAQRALDLGAKYYDASGTAKDPLDILKGLGVNYVRLRVWNNPASGYNNKAKVLSYAKQVKAKGLKLLVDFHYSDTWADPGNQNKPAAWAGHTIGQLQTDVYNYTYDVCNSLKSQGTTPDSVQIGNEINVGMLWNEGKVVNNDFTNLGLLLKSGYNATKACNSGTQVIIHTADADSDANARWFYDGIKAKGVNWDITGLSYYCPWHGTIANMGSVVADMKSRYGKDVVIAETAYPFTSANADGTANSITSGCSGYPLSWQGQADNFTAVQNAARSNGAIGVFYWEPTWYAVTGNGWDPADISGSGNGWDNMAVFNWTGNVNPNIKWTP
- a CDS encoding cytochrome P450, with product MGVQLNSGSAAGHESLESMSLEPLMTRDYERDPAIVYERLRRAHGPVAPVDLLGVPVWLVLGYEEAYEVLRDDHAWPKGLENWRARREGRLPEDWPLAPSLDVNHVLIQGGEGYRGLKVAWDTALRPFQDPRHPVAKQLKAKITRDADELISLFTQGGRTGWADLSAQFSRPLPLMVASHLLGFPGSQHDDALMDMWRVLDAGPDAGPALERLLATLSELGASKMKEPGDDFPSYLLASHPGLSVEELSRELMMLLGMTSDHVGILISNTVVEVITGNLPASASLSAGLIRETMNRVVMQKPPLINFVPRFPLKDMRLGDYTIAAGDPVWVSVGAAHADPAFAGKVCPESTISTRAHLSWGAGPRQCPARELAGGAAAIGVSRLFERLSGLELSLPVDQLPWRSSPFMRGLRSLPVRYTVSGTPALPVPSVPPLPAGAGSAPADESAVRPRSSLWRYLAGLVRGR
- a CDS encoding helix-turn-helix transcriptional regulator, translated to MRMTLDERVRSAVAALLYATGESQTELACALGVSQAQVSRRQSGTAVWSLADCDAVAAHYGIDPLDLLAGPTRATETLPARRRRAPGRVVRPAAAPDKGVR
- a CDS encoding SGNH/GDSL hydrolase family protein, producing MTAGRVRHIAALGSSYAAGPGIEPVADRRAHRSARNYPHLLAERLGATLTDLTAGGATTETITSTPQRLMFRTFPPQVDGLPADADLVTVTAGGNDLQYIGSMIRLGLAGRLASRRLTRPLGTMLSRGGVPRASEEDVEWAASGLAGVVDEVRGRATGARVILVDYLTVVGTRTAHGRATPFDEPTLEEFRRLGAQVADVFTRAAARTGAELVAMGPRSRDHALGSPQPWVTGLPERLSGSGLGGAFHPNAAGMRAVADAIVDHLRTSMPCADSD
- a CDS encoding serine protease encodes the protein MPIRAARTTRPTTRTAAVVTTAVLAAAALWSTAAPASAIKGGGPATTKARPYAMLIEFEGRQFCGSTLVAPTKVLTAAHCVESAGDVATLTVVGGRTRVDGTDGTERAVTSARLDSRYGGPGSAHDAAVLTLDRPMPYRTIPVAGPKDGKLVADGRTATVVGWGRTGPGEQATRLKQAKLVLSPVAACQPYTDPETDPAAMLCGKPRPGTTDSICPGDSGGPLISGGKVVGIVSSGNKYCDEQYPVSVFVRADSVAADLGIPTR